A window of Mucilaginibacter sp. PAMC 26640 contains these coding sequences:
- a CDS encoding ammonia channel protein yields the protein MKRYFPFFVILVILGLTFLFPSVEYDSSVKPNFNTGDIAWMLMSTALVLIMTPGLAFFYGGMVNKKNVISTMLQSIVCMVIITVMWGIFGFSLAFGDSIGGVIGNPTTYFMMKGMLGNASWPLAPTIPLLLFAMYQLKFAIITPALITGAFAERIRFNSYIIFLVLFSIFIFSPLAHATWHPDGVLAKLGVLDFAGGTVVHMSAGWAALASALYLKRRNEANHSPARITYVMIGTGLLWFGWFGFNAGSAFGANHLAVTALATSTTASAAAGVTWIFFDMLRKRKPSAMGTCIGAVVGLVAITPAAGFVSVPHSLAIGIISAVVSNLVVEWRTRTSIDDTLDVFPCHGVGGMVGMLLTGVFANKAVNAANVTGDGLFFGHTHLFFIQLVALVATSIFAFFGSLLLLKITDMISPLRVSKEDEVLGLDISQHGEKL from the coding sequence ATGAAACGGTATTTCCCTTTTTTTGTAATCCTCGTAATTTTAGGTCTTACTTTCCTGTTCCCATCTGTCGAGTACGACAGTTCGGTGAAACCTAATTTTAATACCGGCGATATTGCCTGGATGCTGATGTCGACTGCCTTGGTACTGATCATGACTCCCGGGTTAGCTTTCTTTTACGGCGGTATGGTCAACAAAAAAAATGTGATCTCTACCATGCTGCAAAGCATTGTTTGTATGGTGATCATTACGGTAATGTGGGGTATTTTTGGTTTCAGTTTAGCCTTCGGCGATAGCATTGGTGGGGTTATCGGCAACCCAACTACCTATTTTATGATGAAGGGCATGTTGGGCAATGCCAGCTGGCCCTTGGCACCAACCATTCCGCTTTTGCTGTTTGCCATGTACCAGTTAAAGTTTGCTATTATCACCCCGGCGCTTATTACCGGTGCCTTTGCAGAGCGCATCCGGTTCAACTCCTATATAATTTTCCTGGTTTTATTTTCGATCTTCATTTTTTCGCCTTTGGCGCACGCTACCTGGCACCCTGATGGGGTTTTGGCCAAATTAGGCGTGTTAGATTTTGCAGGCGGAACGGTAGTGCACATGTCGGCCGGCTGGGCTGCATTGGCCTCTGCCCTGTATTTAAAACGCCGCAACGAAGCCAACCACTCGCCCGCCCGCATCACCTACGTCATGATTGGTACGGGGTTATTATGGTTCGGCTGGTTTGGTTTTAACGCGGGTTCGGCATTTGGGGCAAATCATTTGGCGGTAACCGCCCTGGCCACCAGTACAACTGCATCAGCAGCTGCCGGCGTTACCTGGATCTTCTTCGATATGCTGCGAAAGCGCAAGCCATCGGCCATGGGTACCTGTATTGGTGCGGTGGTAGGTTTGGTAGCGATAACACCTGCGGCGGGTTTTGTAAGTGTGCCGCATTCATTGGCTATTGGCATTATATCGGCAGTGGTAAGTAATTTGGTGGTTGAGTGGCGTACCCGCACCAGTATTGATGATACCCTTGATGTTTTCCCTTGCCACGGGGTAGGTGGTATGGTGGGCATGTTGCTTACCGGTGTGTTTGCCAACAAAGCGGTTAACGCAGCCAATGTTACCGGCGACGGTTTATTCTTCGGTCACACACATTTATTCTTTATCCAATTGGTAGCGCTGGTAGCTACCTCGATATTTGCTTTCTTTGGCTCGCTGCTGCTACTGAAGATCACCGATATGATCTCACCGCTGCGCGTATCTAAAGAAGATGAGGTGCTTGGGCTGGACATCAGCCAGCATGGCGAGAAATTGTAA